TCTCCTCGCTTTTATTTTCACAAATAATAGTTTGGCCAGAGTCCTGATCGCCGGCATGTTTATCTTTAAATACTATTACTTTACTTTTCATATCACAACATTAAAAAAAGATGAAAGAGCCAATGATTAAAATTAATCATTTTTTAAGACTTTATTTAGGAGTTCTTAAAATCTATCTGTCATAATGAGCATGTCTTCTAATTTTAAACTCATGGAGGAAGAACTCATTATGCAAACATTTTATTTATATATCGTATTGACTCGCACCAATACCGCCCTGTCCAGGCTTATTCACGTCCTTAAAAAAGATGATTATACCCATGCTGCCCTCTCTCTGGACAGTGACCTGAACCATATGTACAGTTTCGGCAGAAGGAATCCTTATAACCCTTTTATCGGACGGTTCAGAAGGGAAGATATCCATGAAGGGGTGTATGGCTTCTGTGAGAATTTACCGGGTGCAATTATTGAAGTGGCAATAACCAGGCAGCAATACTACAAGGTCAAAGAGCTGATGGATCATTTTATTGCCCATAGTGATCGTTATAAATATAATTATCGGGGCCTTTGGCATAGCATATGGAATAAGCCCTTGTCCAGTGAGGATCGCTTTATGTGTTCGGAATTTGTGTACTATGTCTTAAAGGAAAGCGGTGTTATGGATTTACAGATACCCAGAAACCTGGTGAGACCCCAAAACCTGCTCCATGCTGAAGGCCGGATCATCTATCAAGGCGACCTGAAAGCGGTGAAACCCCGGACAACCATCGATCTCTATGCCCATGAGGTGAGGAGAAGAAGGCTTAAGATTAATGCATTATGATCATATCTGTGCTATACTCTTATGATGTATGCAAATACAAAATAAAGATCATAAAGGCGGGCATAAATTGATTAGTGTTAATAACGTGAGCTTAAGATATGGCGGGCGGAAGCTCTTTGAAGATGTCTCCTTGAAATTCACTCCGGGCAATTGTTACGGTGTGATTGGCGCTAACGGTGCCGGGAAAAGCACCTTCCTCAAAATTCTCTCAGGGGAAGTTGAACCCAACTCCGGAGATGTGACCATCGCGCCGGGAGTCCGGTTATCGATGCTCAAGCAGGATCATTACCAGTATGATCAGTATACGGTTTTAGATACGGTCATTATGGGCAACCAGCGGCTTTATGCCATCATGAAGGAGAAGGAAGTTCTCTACGCGAAAGCTGATTTTACAGATGAGGACGGAATCAAGGCGGCGGAGCTGGAGCATGAATTCGGAGAGATGAACGGCTGGGAAGCGGAGTCCGAAGCCTCCACCCTCTTACAAGGCTTAGGCATCGGCACAGAATTGCATGACAAGGCTATGTCTGAACTGTCCGGCGTGGAAAAGATTAAGGTGCTTCTGGCGCAGGCTCTTTTCGGCAATCCCGGCATCCTCGTTTTGGACGAGCCGACCAACCACTTGGATATTCAATCCATCCGCTGGCTGGAGGAGTTTTTGATTGAGTTTGAGGGAACGGTCATCGTCGTTTCCCATGACCGGCATTTTCTTAATAAGATTTGTACCCATATGGCAGATGTGGACTTTGGCAAGATCAAGCTTTATGTGGGCAATTATGATTTTTGGTATGAATCCAGTCAGTTAGCCCTGCAAATGACCCGGGATCTTAACAAAAAGAAAGAGGAAAAGGCCAAACAGCTTAAGGAGTTTATTGCCCGCTTCAGCGCCAATGCCTCCAAATCCAAACAGGCCACTTCCCGGAAAAAGATGCTGGATAAGCTGAATATCGAAGATATCGAACCCTCCAACCGCAAATATCCCTATGTAGGCTTTAAACCGGAGCGGGAAGTGGGCAATGATATCCTGACGGTAGAAGGTTTGAGCAAAACTATCGATGGAGTTAAGGTTTTGGATAATGTCAGCTTTATCCTGACCAAAGGGGATAAAGTTGCCTTGGTAGGCACCAATGAAGCGGCCTATACCGCCCTGCTCCAGATATTGGCCGGGGAAATGGAGCCGGACAGCGGCAGCTATAAATGGGGCGTCACCATTACCAAAGCCTATTTCCCTAAGGATAACACAGAGTATTTTCAGGATGTGGACTTGAGCCTGGTGGATTGGCTGCGGCAGTTTTCCGCGGATAAAACCGACACCTATGTCCGTGGTTTCCTGGGCAAGATGCTCTTTTCCGGGGAAGAAGCCCTGAAATCACTTAAAGTCCTTTCCGGCGGCGAGCGGGTCAGGTGTATGCTGGCTAAAATGATGCTGAGTCAGGCCAATGCGCTTCTTTTGGACCAGCCCACCAATCACTTGGATCTGGAATCCATCACCGCCCTGAACAATGGACTGACGGATTACAAAAGCAATATTATCTTTACCTCCCATGATCACCAATTTATCCAGACCATTGCCAACCGCATTATTCAGATCACTCCGGAAGAGATGATCGATGTTCGGTTGACCTATGATGAGTTTCTGGATAACCTGGCTATCGGATAATGAAGGGGATAAAGACAGATTAGGAATGCTGGCGGCATTCCTTTTTGCTTCCCCAATTTCATCCATCCCAACTTCACCGGGAAAATTAATCGTTGTTCTTTGAAATCGAGAGGTGATTCCTGAAATATAGCGAATTATCAAGTTACTGGGATTTGATAGGTTTTTATTGGTTCATGAGGGCTCGATAGGAGATGCGTAGTGTGGAAGACCTTGATATGAAAAATTTTCTGGAAACGATTGAGGATATGATCCTCATGATCAATCGGGAAGGAAGATTATTATATACAAATACTGCCGTGCTCAAGAAGCTGGGCTATTCTCATGAAGAGTTAATGAAAATGAATATCTTGACCATAACTGCCGCCGGTAAGATGGCTGAAGGTGAAAAGATCTTAGCTGAGCTGTTTGCAGGCCAGAAAGAGAGTCTTCCTTTGTCCCTGGAAAAAAAAGAGGGAACCCCCATCCCCGCCAAAGCGCGTATCTGGCAGGGGAAGTGGCGTAATGAGCCTTGTCTTTTTGCTATCATCAAGGATTTGTCAAAAGAACAAAGAGTTTCTTCAACTCCATTCCTGGATGAGATTCATACAGGGATCAGCGGGGCGGCCTGGAACGAGAAGCCTGATTTCGCCAGCGATATATCCTGTGAGCTAAAAGATGAAGAGGCTGCCAAACCCAGAGTGTTAATCGTGGATGATCAGCTTTTTAACTTGAAGCTTTTAGAAAGTGCTCTTAAAGAAGATTACATCGTGATGACCGCCGACAACGGGATTGAGGCCTTAGAGCTGGCCACGGGAAAAAGCCAACCTGATATTATTCTGCTGGATATTATTATGCCGGTGATGGATGGCTATGAAGTATGCATTCGTCTGCGGGAAATGCCGGAGACGAGAGATATCCCGGTAATTTTCCTTAGCGCTCTCAAAAACGAAAAGAATGAGGAGTATGCTCTGCAATTGGGGGTGGTGGATTACATCACGAAGCCCTTCAGCTTGCCCATCATCAAAGGCCGGCTCCGAAACCATGTGGAGCAAAAGAAATACAGGGATCGGCAAAAAGAAAATAGCTATATCGATGAATTGACGCAAATCGCCAATCGCCGGAAATTCAATGAAACGGTGACCATGGAGTGGAATCGGGCCAGGCGTAATGGGAATAGTTTATCTGTATTGATGATCGATGTGGATTGTTTTAAAAAGTACAACGATTTTTATGGTCACTTGGAGGGGGATAAATGCCTCTATAAAATTGCCCAAACCTTAAAGTCGAATGTAAAGCGCTCTTCAGATTTGGTAGCCAGATGGGGCGGGGAAGAGTTCGCCTGTGTTCTTACGGATACGGATCGGATTGGCGCCATGCTGGTGGGTGAACGCTTGCGCAGGGCCGTCGTCAAGCTGAGTATCCCATCCGAAATCTCCGATGTGGACAGAGTGGTTACAGCCAGCATCGGTGTAGCCACGGCGTTGCCTGCCGTGGATAACTCCCTGGAGGAGCTGCTGCATAAGGCTGACATGGCTCTATATAAAGCCAAGAAAACCGGGAGAAATTGTGTATGCACGCCATAACTTCAACAGCCATGCCATGTAGACACATTTAGCCCTTTCGTTTACAATATAAAATAAGCTTTGCCTGACATAATGGCTTTACATAGAGAAAGTTGGGAAGTAATTATCCATGGACAATAAATCATACCGAAAAGCGCCTAAAGTCAATAAGAAAGATAAGAATAAAAATAAAGATAAAATTCAAGATAAAAATAAAACTCAAGATAAAAATAAAAAAGAAACGGTGAATAAAGAGGATAACAGAATCCCTCCCCGTCATCCTGTATGGAATGTTTGGCAAGGGCTTTTTCTGTTGCTCATTATCTATGGAATTGAATTCTTTCTCGGTTGGCTGAGAACTCCTAAGGACTTAGATCAATTAGAGGGGTTCTTTCGCTTTTTGACCGTGGGAATGGGTGAGGCTCTGCTTTACCTTATCATCATTTTATGTTTTTTTAAGCTCATCCGCCGTCCTCTCAGAGAGTTAGGTCTGGTCAGACCTCATGTTCGTTATATTCTACTGGGGCTGATGATGGGAGTTTTTCTCCTGGTAGTCGTAGGGCTGATCGGGAATTTCCTGGCCAACAAATTAGGAACACCTGCGCCCCAAAGCTTCACCCTCGTGCTCATGGGGGCTCAATACGATTGGCAGCTGATGCTGCTTATTATCCTGGGCGGCATGATTGCTCCGATCAAGGAAGAGGTTTTTTTTCGGGGAATTTTTTATCCACCCTTTCGTCAAGGCTATGGTAGGAGTAAAGGGATTCTTTTTACGGCAGGGCTTTTCGCTTTGCTGCATTTTGACGTTCTGCGCTTTATTCCCTTACTGGTGGGGGGAGTCGTTTTAACCTGGCTCTACGAAAAGACCGGCAGCCTCTGGCCTTCGATTATTGCCCATGGCACCTGGAATACGCTCATGGCTTTAATGGTGTGGATACAACGGTAGGTGGGGGTAATTTATCGTTTAAAGGCGATATTTGTAGAAAATCGAAGAAAAAAATGGCAACTATTTTCTTGCCAGTGAGATTATTAGTGCTATAATTAAATTAAAAAATTGTAGACAATCTACAATTTATAGAAATCTGTGAGAAGATAGGGATGAGGATCCGTATGAAGAGGGCTAAGGCTGGGTTTGAAGCATTAGTATCAGAATTCAAAGAGACTGTTTTGGTTGATTTTCTGGGAGTTATGGCCATCTATAGAAATGGTGAAAAAGTCGAAGCAATGGTAAAAGCGGAAGCAGCTCCTGAAAAAATTGAGGAAATGATCAGGAGGTATAATACCAAGAGGTGGGCGCATGCTGAATAATGCTTATGATCGGAATAATGCTTATAATCGATTAAATCATATGATCACCTATTCAAAAGCAAATTTAAGTGAGACCGTGGTCTCCTATGTGAAGAATAAGATTCTCACCGGGGAATTGAAGAGCGGGGATCGGCTGGTTGAAACAGATATATCAGATGAGCTGGGGATAAGCAGAGCACCTATACGTGAGGCCTTGAGAGAGTTGAATATGCGGGGAATCCTGATATTTTTGCCCAAGAAAGGCAGCCAGGTGCTTAATTTAGGTTATAAAGACATTGAAGAAATCCTGTCCATAAGAATTCCGCTGGAGATGCAGGTGCTGACCCTTATTTTTGAAAAATCCCTTTTACAGGAACAGGAATTGAATTATCTGGAGAAGCTGAACCATGAGATGATCAGGGCAGACAAGGAAACGGCCATGGATGTCAGGGAGAAAAATTATATTTTTAATACCTGTGATTTGGCTTTTCATGAATTTTTCTGGAAACGCTCAGAAAGCCTGCGCCGGGTGGAGATTTTAGAAAACCAGTACTTCCAATTGCTGGCGGCAATGAACAGGGATATATCAACATTAGGCTCAGTTATGGAAAAACATGATGAACATCAAAGGATCATTGAGGCTTGCCGCACAGGGGTGCTCGATCAGGTGTTAACCGCCTTTCAGGCACATATGGCCCCGTATTTAAAAGCGATTATAAAACTGGAAAATCAGACCGGCAAGTAAGAATCATTAAAAGGTTACTTTGTTGTTTAAATGTGCTATAATATAAACAGAGATATCCAAAGGGGCAGACCTTGGATATCTTTTTTAGATCTTTAGAATATAGAATTAATTGCAGACAGAAAAAGTGCCCATCTTTTACAGGAGAGGGGCACTTTTTTCTTTGGGCGGTTTTTCTATAGCTATTAAAAATCAGGAGGAGATC
This genomic stretch from Desulfitobacterium chlororespirans DSM 11544 harbors:
- a CDS encoding ABC-F family ATP-binding cassette domain-containing protein, which gives rise to MISVNNVSLRYGGRKLFEDVSLKFTPGNCYGVIGANGAGKSTFLKILSGEVEPNSGDVTIAPGVRLSMLKQDHYQYDQYTVLDTVIMGNQRLYAIMKEKEVLYAKADFTDEDGIKAAELEHEFGEMNGWEAESEASTLLQGLGIGTELHDKAMSELSGVEKIKVLLAQALFGNPGILVLDEPTNHLDIQSIRWLEEFLIEFEGTVIVVSHDRHFLNKICTHMADVDFGKIKLYVGNYDFWYESSQLALQMTRDLNKKKEEKAKQLKEFIARFSANASKSKQATSRKKMLDKLNIEDIEPSNRKYPYVGFKPEREVGNDILTVEGLSKTIDGVKVLDNVSFILTKGDKVALVGTNEAAYTALLQILAGEMEPDSGSYKWGVTITKAYFPKDNTEYFQDVDLSLVDWLRQFSADKTDTYVRGFLGKMLFSGEEALKSLKVLSGGERVRCMLAKMMLSQANALLLDQPTNHLDLESITALNNGLTDYKSNIIFTSHDHQFIQTIANRIIQITPEEMIDVRLTYDEFLDNLAIG
- a CDS encoding diguanylate cyclase domain-containing protein, which translates into the protein MEDLDMKNFLETIEDMILMINREGRLLYTNTAVLKKLGYSHEELMKMNILTITAAGKMAEGEKILAELFAGQKESLPLSLEKKEGTPIPAKARIWQGKWRNEPCLFAIIKDLSKEQRVSSTPFLDEIHTGISGAAWNEKPDFASDISCELKDEEAAKPRVLIVDDQLFNLKLLESALKEDYIVMTADNGIEALELATGKSQPDIILLDIIMPVMDGYEVCIRLREMPETRDIPVIFLSALKNEKNEEYALQLGVVDYITKPFSLPIIKGRLRNHVEQKKYRDRQKENSYIDELTQIANRRKFNETVTMEWNRARRNGNSLSVLMIDVDCFKKYNDFYGHLEGDKCLYKIAQTLKSNVKRSSDLVARWGGEEFACVLTDTDRIGAMLVGERLRRAVVKLSIPSEISDVDRVVTASIGVATALPAVDNSLEELLHKADMALYKAKKTGRNCVCTP
- a CDS encoding CPBP family intramembrane glutamic endopeptidase, which produces MDNKSYRKAPKVNKKDKNKNKDKIQDKNKTQDKNKKETVNKEDNRIPPRHPVWNVWQGLFLLLIIYGIEFFLGWLRTPKDLDQLEGFFRFLTVGMGEALLYLIIILCFFKLIRRPLRELGLVRPHVRYILLGLMMGVFLLVVVGLIGNFLANKLGTPAPQSFTLVLMGAQYDWQLMLLIILGGMIAPIKEEVFFRGIFYPPFRQGYGRSKGILFTAGLFALLHFDVLRFIPLLVGGVVLTWLYEKTGSLWPSIIAHGTWNTLMALMVWIQR
- a CDS encoding GntR family transcriptional regulator → MLNNAYDRNNAYNRLNHMITYSKANLSETVVSYVKNKILTGELKSGDRLVETDISDELGISRAPIREALRELNMRGILIFLPKKGSQVLNLGYKDIEEILSIRIPLEMQVLTLIFEKSLLQEQELNYLEKLNHEMIRADKETAMDVREKNYIFNTCDLAFHEFFWKRSESLRRVEILENQYFQLLAAMNRDISTLGSVMEKHDEHQRIIEACRTGVLDQVLTAFQAHMAPYLKAIIKLENQTGK